In Pedobacter sp. W3I1, one DNA window encodes the following:
- a CDS encoding fatty acid desaturase, protein MKDKHIYVAADSQLLKAIYKRVAQELVIDKSAFMRIIAAKFVVYFLLTLLSYLALYRTVNPIGFIGCFMVYGFIALLFAFNFSHDFSHNTIFKSRRLNHICFVAIYTLVGAHAEAWKLRHVNSHHYAPNVEDYDSDLKISKLIRVVPDSKHYWFHAYQHLYAPLAYTTYSLFWIFIKDFVILFGNDGFVVKKSFKYYLSFVLQKITYISLLLVLPLLFSGQQWYVVVLGFLIMHLSQSLFLLFTFFMTHHVEETQYPKADAQGYINASWLMNQVKSSNDMHPFSNMVNFILGGFNNHIAHHLFPHYHHVYYPQISKILYEMLNENGITPNCTSYFGGIKSHLKLLKRMGAAA, encoded by the coding sequence ATGAAGGATAAACATATCTATGTAGCGGCTGATAGTCAGTTGCTAAAAGCAATATACAAACGTGTAGCACAGGAGCTGGTAATTGATAAATCTGCTTTTATGAGGATAATTGCAGCTAAATTCGTTGTGTATTTCTTGCTCACCTTATTGTCCTATTTAGCTTTATACCGTACGGTTAACCCAATTGGTTTTATTGGCTGTTTTATGGTATATGGTTTTATTGCATTGCTTTTTGCCTTTAACTTTTCGCACGATTTTTCACACAATACCATTTTTAAAAGCAGGCGGCTTAACCATATCTGCTTTGTGGCTATTTATACATTGGTTGGTGCGCATGCCGAGGCATGGAAACTGCGCCATGTTAATTCTCATCATTATGCGCCAAATGTAGAAGACTATGATTCCGACCTTAAAATATCAAAGCTGATCCGTGTGGTACCTGACAGTAAACATTATTGGTTTCATGCTTACCAACACCTGTATGCACCATTGGCTTATACTACCTATTCGCTATTCTGGATTTTTATTAAAGATTTTGTGATTCTGTTTGGCAATGATGGCTTTGTGGTTAAAAAGAGCTTTAAGTATTATCTGTCTTTTGTGCTTCAGAAAATTACTTATATCAGTTTGTTATTGGTGTTACCCTTACTTTTTTCTGGTCAGCAATGGTATGTGGTGGTGCTTGGTTTTTTGATAATGCATTTAAGCCAATCGCTGTTTTTGCTGTTTACATTTTTTATGACACACCATGTTGAGGAAACGCAGTATCCGAAAGCAGATGCGCAGGGTTATATCAATGCTTCGTGGCTGATGAACCAGGTAAAAAGTTCGAACGATATGCATCCTTTTAGTAATATGGTAAATTTTATTTTGGGCGGCTTCAACAATCATATTGCCCATCATTTGTTCCCGCACTACCATCATGTGTATTATCCGCAGATCAGTAAAATATTGTACGAAATGTTAAATGAGAACGGAATAACGCCCAATTGTACCAGTTATTTCGGAGGGATAAAATCTCATTTAAAGCTGCTTAAAAGAATGGGAGCTGCTGCATAG
- a CDS encoding acyl-CoA desaturase has translation MNKLRFIKDEGSEFYKELNEQIEQYFTQNGLRKTGNAKMFFKIFLYFGMDTLCYALMITSHSVLAFYVFYLLMGLSVLLTAFNVSHDAAHGVAVKSKFWNQLLFSLSFNLQGNNAYVWDKNHNESHHLYTNIEGSDIDVLNNPLFRMTESQPLQWYHRYQFIYAPFLYLFYSINWFFFRETLMLFNLSSRTIKVEIPRIEAVKLVIYKLLYIGYMIVLPIYLLPFGWAIVLMAFLLNHFIISLLFVSVLGVAHLSDYVSHPMPDKDNKLNMSWPKLQLLTSIDYHAESKFLNWTLGGFNAHAVHHLLPNVCHVHYLDIIPIFKALAKKHKLTYMEMSYGESLASHFRFLKMMGRSEHLIPMRYEG, from the coding sequence ATGAACAAATTAAGATTTATAAAAGATGAAGGCTCCGAATTCTATAAAGAATTAAATGAGCAAATAGAACAATATTTTACACAGAATGGATTGAGGAAAACGGGAAACGCAAAAATGTTTTTCAAGATATTCCTGTATTTCGGTATGGATACCCTGTGTTACGCCTTAATGATTACCAGTCATTCGGTATTGGCATTCTATGTTTTTTACCTGCTGATGGGACTTTCGGTTTTGTTAACTGCTTTTAATGTTTCGCATGATGCCGCCCATGGTGTAGCGGTTAAAAGTAAATTCTGGAATCAGTTGTTATTTTCGTTGAGTTTTAATCTGCAGGGCAATAATGCTTATGTATGGGATAAGAACCACAACGAATCACACCATTTATATACCAATATAGAAGGTAGTGATATTGATGTACTAAATAATCCCCTGTTTAGGATGACCGAATCGCAGCCTTTGCAATGGTACCACCGGTATCAGTTTATTTATGCGCCGTTTCTATACCTCTTTTATTCTATTAACTGGTTCTTTTTTAGGGAAACCCTGATGTTGTTCAATTTATCGAGCCGTACCATTAAAGTGGAGATTCCCCGTATTGAAGCGGTAAAGCTGGTCATATATAAGCTCTTGTATATAGGTTATATGATCGTTTTGCCCATTTATCTATTGCCTTTCGGTTGGGCAATAGTTCTGATGGCTTTCCTGCTGAACCATTTCATTATTTCTCTGCTGTTTGTATCGGTGTTAGGCGTTGCACACTTATCAGATTATGTATCTCATCCGATGCCCGATAAAGATAATAAATTGAATATGAGCTGGCCAAAACTGCAGTTGCTTACTTCAATAGATTACCATGCAGAAAGTAAATTTCTAAACTGGACACTTGGTGGTTTTAATGCTCATGCGGTGCACCACCTGCTTCCGAACGTTTGCCATGTGCATTATCTTGATATTATTCCAATTTTTAAAGCGCTGGCTAAAAAGCACAAGCTTACTTATATGGAAATGTCATACGGCGAATCTTTAGCCTCACATTTCAGGTTTTTGAAAATGATGGGCAGAAGTGAACACCTAATCCCGATGCGATATGAAGGATAA
- a CDS encoding multicopper oxidase domain-containing protein, which translates to MKFILVCCLSILLSSFAFAQHQHNEVKAAAPKKTTQKASDIEISGNNRLPKVVRYDLYIADTTVTFGGKPKRAIAVNGQIPMPTLTFTEGDTAEIHVHNKLKESTSLHWHGLFLPNQYDGVPYLTQMPIEPNKTHVYRFPIIQNGTHWYHSHSGLQEQIGMYGTMILNKRKELAIPSVPVVLSEWTNMKPHEVDRRLHNANDWFAIKKGTTQSYVEAIKGGHFKTKLTNELKRMTAMDVSDVYYEAFLVNGKNQYQVPNNLKAGDKIRLRIANGGASTYFWLTYAGGKITVVANDGNDVAPVEVDRLIIAVSETYDVIVTIPENKSYEFLVTPEDRTKSASLWLGSGQKVFAQKLPKLKYFEGMKMMNEMMDMNGNLVQMDGMKMQNQVMDMNVIMYAELDDAGTDTADAHKGHNMGNDKGMKGPITTLNYDMLRSPEKTVLPKAPTQQMEFQLTGNMNRYVWTLDNKTISEEDKILIKKGENLRIILYNNSMMRHPMHLHGHDFRVINGQGDYAPLKNVLDIMPMERDTIEFSASESGDWFFHCHILYHMMSGMGKIFSYENSPLNPEIPDLKLAQRKLFADDRMFHFMAENDFASNGNDGMAMLANTRWSIGAEWRLGYNKMHGFETETHIGRYIDRMQWLMPFVGFDWRYRKMEAGEQESNIFGQKSTKDNRSMFSVGLAYTLPMLVIAQAEVYHDGNVRLQLMREDIPISKRLRGNFMVNSDKEFMGGLKFIATKYMGISAHYDSDMGFGAGLTLNY; encoded by the coding sequence ATGAAGTTTATTTTAGTTTGTTGCCTTAGTATTTTGCTTAGTAGTTTTGCTTTTGCCCAACATCAGCACAACGAGGTAAAAGCAGCTGCCCCAAAAAAAACCACACAAAAAGCAAGTGATATCGAAATTTCAGGCAATAACAGGCTGCCAAAGGTTGTACGCTATGATTTGTACATTGCCGATACAACAGTAACTTTTGGTGGAAAACCTAAAAGGGCCATTGCGGTTAATGGCCAAATACCGATGCCAACGTTAACCTTTACCGAGGGCGATACAGCAGAAATACATGTGCACAATAAGCTAAAAGAGTCAACTTCCCTACATTGGCATGGGCTATTTCTCCCTAATCAATATGATGGGGTTCCTTATTTAACACAAATGCCTATTGAGCCCAATAAAACCCATGTTTACCGTTTTCCTATTATACAGAACGGTACCCATTGGTACCATAGCCACTCGGGTTTGCAGGAGCAAATAGGGATGTATGGCACTATGATTTTGAATAAAAGAAAAGAGCTGGCTATCCCTTCAGTACCTGTTGTTTTAAGTGAGTGGACCAATATGAAACCTCACGAAGTTGACAGAAGATTACATAATGCCAATGATTGGTTCGCGATAAAAAAAGGTACCACACAAAGTTATGTTGAGGCCATAAAAGGCGGGCACTTTAAAACCAAGCTAACCAACGAACTGAAACGAATGACCGCTATGGATGTGAGTGATGTATATTACGAAGCATTTTTAGTAAACGGGAAAAATCAATATCAGGTACCAAACAATCTTAAGGCAGGTGACAAGATAAGATTGCGTATTGCTAACGGAGGGGCATCTACCTATTTTTGGCTCACTTATGCAGGAGGTAAAATAACGGTGGTGGCTAATGATGGTAATGATGTAGCGCCTGTAGAAGTAGACAGACTGATTATTGCTGTATCAGAAACTTATGATGTAATAGTAACCATCCCTGAAAATAAAAGCTACGAGTTTTTGGTAACGCCTGAAGATCGTACCAAATCTGCCTCTTTATGGCTGGGTAGCGGGCAGAAAGTATTTGCTCAGAAATTACCTAAACTGAAATATTTCGAAGGCATGAAAATGATGAACGAAATGATGGATATGAACGGTAATCTGGTACAGATGGACGGTATGAAAATGCAGAACCAGGTGATGGATATGAATGTCATAATGTATGCTGAACTGGATGATGCTGGTACAGATACAGCTGATGCACACAAAGGTCATAATATGGGTAATGATAAAGGCATGAAAGGTCCCATAACAACATTGAACTACGATATGTTGCGCTCGCCTGAAAAAACGGTTTTGCCTAAAGCGCCAACCCAGCAAATGGAGTTTCAGTTAACGGGCAATATGAACCGTTATGTTTGGACTTTGGACAATAAAACCATCTCCGAAGAAGATAAAATTCTCATCAAAAAAGGCGAAAACCTAAGGATCATTTTATATAACAACAGTATGATGCGCCATCCTATGCACCTGCATGGGCACGATTTTAGGGTAATTAACGGCCAGGGCGATTATGCACCTTTAAAAAATGTGCTCGATATCATGCCCATGGAGCGCGATACCATTGAGTTTAGCGCATCTGAAAGTGGCGATTGGTTTTTTCACTGCCATATTTTGTACCACATGATGAGCGGCATGGGTAAAATTTTCAGCTATGAAAACTCGCCATTAAACCCCGAAATTCCGGATCTTAAACTGGCGCAGCGAAAACTTTTTGCCGATGACAGGATGTTTCATTTTATGGCCGAAAATGATTTTGCCAGCAATGGAAACGACGGTATGGCCATGTTGGCAAATACCCGCTGGAGCATTGGCGCCGAATGGCGCTTAGGTTACAATAAAATGCACGGCTTTGAAACCGAAACCCATATTGGCCGGTACATAGATAGAATGCAGTGGCTAATGCCTTTTGTGGGATTCGATTGGCGCTACCGGAAAATGGAAGCTGGTGAGCAGGAAAGCAATATTTTTGGCCAAAAAAGCACAAAAGATAACAGAAGTATGTTTAGTGTGGGACTTGCCTATACCTTACCCATGCTGGTAATCGCGCAGGCAGAAGTGTACCACGATGGTAATGTCCGCTTGCAGTTAATGCGGGAAGATATACCGATTTCTAAGCGCTTAAGAGGAAATTTTATGGTAAACAGCGATAAAGAATTTATGGGCGGACTTAAATTTATTGCCACTAAATACATGGGTATTTCTGCTCACTATGATAGTGATATGGGTTTTGGTGCAGGTTTAACGCTTAATTATTGA
- a CDS encoding DUF3347 domain-containing protein, translated as MKRLFKLWSINVLVLMMAGSASAQEKSAAVNPLQAYYEVKDALISSNASVVGTKATVLINAIKASEKTNASKVWRDKILVDAGHIADSKDIEQQRDHFASLSTNFYALVKAVKLSDKPIYYAYCPMKKSYWLSEGEAIKNPYYGNKMLTCGKVAEVLK; from the coding sequence ATGAAAAGGTTATTTAAATTATGGTCAATCAATGTCCTTGTACTAATGATGGCTGGCAGCGCCTCAGCACAGGAAAAATCAGCAGCGGTTAACCCTTTGCAGGCTTATTATGAAGTTAAAGATGCCTTAATTAGTAGCAATGCAAGCGTGGTAGGCACCAAGGCTACTGTATTAATTAACGCCATAAAAGCCAGCGAAAAAACCAATGCTTCGAAAGTATGGCGTGATAAAATATTAGTTGATGCCGGGCACATTGCCGATAGTAAAGATATTGAACAACAAAGAGATCATTTCGCCTCCCTGTCGACCAATTTTTATGCCCTGGTAAAAGCAGTAAAACTTAGCGATAAGCCTATTTATTACGCTTATTGTCCGATGAAAAAAAGCTATTGGTTAAGCGAAGGAGAGGCGATAAAAAATCCATATTATGGTAACAAAATGTTAACTTGTGGTAAGGTTGCCGAAGTACTTAAATAA
- a CDS encoding RNA polymerase sigma factor, whose translation MNLQSYNDQDLVKVYITGNENGLQELLRRHKSKIYTSIYLLVKDQYLAEDIFQDAFIKVINTLRSGRYNEEGKFLPWVMRIAHNLVIDYFRKEKRTPIITSADGMDVFNMLHFYDESAEDKMLRDQTHKDLKAMIHLLPDEQKEVLLMRHYADLSFKEIADLTDVSINTALGRMRYALSNLRKMLKTKEMTYKG comes from the coding sequence ATGAATTTACAATCATATAATGATCAGGACCTGGTAAAGGTATATATTACCGGGAACGAGAATGGATTGCAGGAACTTTTAAGAAGACATAAAAGCAAAATTTATACCTCTATCTACTTATTGGTTAAAGACCAATATCTGGCGGAGGATATTTTTCAGGATGCTTTTATAAAAGTAATTAATACCCTGCGATCAGGAAGATATAACGAAGAAGGCAAGTTTTTGCCTTGGGTAATGCGTATTGCCCATAACTTGGTTATTGATTATTTCAGAAAAGAAAAGAGAACACCAATCATCACCAGTGCTGATGGAATGGATGTATTCAATATGCTACACTTTTATGATGAGAGCGCAGAAGACAAAATGCTTCGCGACCAAACCCATAAAGATTTGAAAGCAATGATCCATTTATTGCCTGATGAGCAGAAAGAAGTGCTCCTCATGCGCCATTACGCCGATTTAAGCTTTAAAGAGATCGCAGATTTAACCGATGTAAGCATCAATACAGCACTAGGCCGTATGCGTTATGCATTGAGTAATTTGCGTAAAATGCTTAAAACAAAGGAGATGACTTACAAAGGGTAG
- a CDS encoding MFS transporter gives MNKNLLPLTLGGLGIGITEFVMMGLLPDISKDLAVTIPQAGHLISAYALGVVIGAPLLIMIAGKYPPKMILIALMIMFTVFNAFSAFAPTFDTLFIARLLSGLPHGAFFGVGSVVASRIAEKGKAAQAVSLMFMGLTIANIVGVPLGTFIGHNFSWRISFAVVVFVGLVTLLSLKLWLPALEATKNRDLKAELSFFKKREAWIIIFMISIGTGGLFTWYSYIAPLMTDVAGFSPNAVTYILMLAGLGMMFGNYVGGRLADKFSPAKASAALLLTMVVTLTIVHFVSASQPLALIMTFVTGAVSFALAAPIQMLMIQSAKGSEMLAASASQASFNIGNALGAFFGGLPLVYGFDYSSPAYVGAAMALVGAFFAFWLIKSNQGVTEQVKVPATSFH, from the coding sequence ATGAACAAGAACTTGCTCCCACTCACTTTAGGCGGTTTAGGCATCGGAATAACAGAATTTGTTATGATGGGCTTATTACCCGATATCTCAAAAGATTTAGCAGTAACCATTCCACAGGCCGGGCATTTAATCTCTGCTTATGCTTTAGGTGTGGTAATCGGTGCACCATTATTAATTATGATTGCGGGTAAATATCCACCAAAAATGATATTGATTGCTTTGATGATCATGTTTACGGTTTTCAATGCCTTCTCTGCATTTGCCCCAACTTTTGATACCCTGTTTATTGCCCGGTTACTTTCTGGTTTACCACATGGTGCATTTTTCGGAGTGGGATCGGTAGTGGCTAGCAGGATAGCCGAAAAAGGGAAAGCAGCTCAAGCCGTATCGCTCATGTTTATGGGCTTAACCATCGCCAATATTGTCGGCGTACCATTGGGCACCTTTATTGGGCACAATTTCTCCTGGCGCATCTCTTTTGCCGTTGTCGTATTTGTTGGCCTGGTTACTTTGTTAAGTTTAAAATTATGGCTACCCGCTTTAGAAGCCACAAAAAACCGCGATTTAAAAGCAGAACTAAGTTTCTTCAAAAAAAGAGAAGCATGGATCATCATTTTTATGATTTCGATTGGAACAGGCGGCTTATTTACCTGGTACAGTTATATCGCCCCATTAATGACAGATGTTGCAGGCTTTTCACCAAATGCCGTAACCTATATATTAATGCTGGCGGGTTTGGGCATGATGTTCGGCAATTATGTCGGTGGCCGATTGGCCGATAAGTTTTCACCTGCAAAAGCCTCTGCAGCCTTATTGCTCACCATGGTGGTTACCTTAACCATTGTACACTTCGTATCTGCAAGTCAGCCATTAGCCTTAATCATGACTTTTGTTACCGGTGCCGTATCTTTTGCTTTAGCTGCACCAATACAGATGTTAATGATCCAGAGTGCCAAAGGCTCCGAAATGTTGGCAGCATCTGCAAGTCAGGCCAGTTTCAATATTGGTAATGCTTTGGGCGCTTTCTTTGGTGGCCTTCCACTGGTTTATGGCTTTGATTATAGCTCGCCTGCTTATGTAGGTGCAGCAATGGCATTGGTAGGCGCATTCTTTGCATTCTGGTTAATTAAGAGCAATCAGGGCGTAACCGAACAGGTTAAAGTGCCAGCTACTTCTTTTCATTAG